The Actinomyces lilanjuaniae genome segment ACCGCTTTCGCTTCCCTCAATAAACAGCCGGTAGACCACACGTTGGCAGAGATGGTTCTCAAGGATCTTATCTCCGACCCCGAGGGCCAGGAAATAACCGCCTCACTCATCATGGCGCAGACCTCCGACTACTTCGGTATCACGATCGAGGACCTTTGCTCCGCCAACCGGTCTCGCACAATCGTATCCGCGCGCCACATTGCTATGTATCTATGCCGTGAACTCACCGACCTGTCACTGCCCAAGATCGGTCGCGAATTCGGAGGACGCGACCACACCACAGTCATGAGTGCCGACAAGAAGATCCGCACACTGATGGCTGAGCGTCGCTCCACTTTCAACCAGGTCACAGAGTTGACCAGCCGTATCAAGCAGGCTGCACAGTCCCCACAACACTGACCAACCCCGCCTGGGAACCTGACGCTGGAGCTCTGGGGACCTCCTCCGCGCGGCCGTAGTCCCCTACAAACTCCGTATGCCGGGCCACCATGGTGACCCAGATGGTGCGACCACCGCCAGTACGACCCGTGTGGATACTTCTGTGGAGAGTAGGTGGATGACAACCTGACACAGTGTGGAGACCCAGAGGCTACATGTGGAAACACATTGCTGTAAGTTCCCTGTCTCCACCGCTCCTACTGTCCGATCACCAGAACCACTCCTTTGTGGTTCCACAGAGGTCACCGCGCGGTTCCCGCCTAAGAGCCAGTTCTCCCCAGGATTCACATGTGCTACTACACCTACAGAACAGGAACTTCTTACATGAACGGCACAGCGCAGCCATCGAGGCTCCCTCAGCGCCCTGGACCTGCCTGGGAACCCTCACGGCCGACTCATGCCGAGGCTGCTGTACCAGGTATGGTCGGGGGCGAGGCTGTCAGACTAGTGTTGGGGTGACGTCTAGACTCCTCCGTACGGATCGGTCACGGACCAGCCGTGCCAACGATCCCGCTCCGCTCCACAGCCAGGGACCTGCTGGAGCCAGGGACCAGGAACATCGACAGGAAGGCACCTACCGTGAAACTCAGGGTTGATCGTGACGTCCTCGCTGAGGCTGTGACCTGGACCGCTCGTTCCGTCCCGACCCGGCCTCCGGTACCGGTCCTGGCGGGGGTACGCCTGGAAGCCATAGGAGCGACCTTGGTTCTGGCGTCCTTTGACTATGAGGTGTCAGCACGTAGCGAGGTCGCTGCCGAGGTAGAAGAGGAGGGCGTTGTCCTGGTGTCGGGAAGGCTGCTTGCCGACATCGCCAAGTCTCTGCCCAACAAGCCTGTAGAACTTGAAGTCGAAGGAACTAAAGTCACTGTCACCTGTGGGTCGTCCCGCTTCTCCCTGGCTGCCATGGCGGCAGACGACTACCCTGTCTTGCCCACCATGCCCGCCGTGGCGGGGACAGTAGACGCTCATGACCTGGCTCGGGCGGTGGCCCAGGTCTCTGCTGCCGCGTCACGCGACGACACTCTTCCTCTGCTCACCAGCGTACAGATAGAAGTTAAGGGCGAGTCGCTGGTCCTGATGGCCACTGATCGTTACAGGCTTGCGGTACGTGAGATGACATGGAATCCGTCGCACGTAGAGATCGCCACGACAGCGTTGCTCAAGGCCCGAACCTTGTCTGACGTCGCCAAGTCCCTGACCTCCTCGGGTGAGATCACCCTTGCCCTCTCGGACGACAGCACCTCGTCCGGACGCATCGGGTTCGAGGCTGGCGGTCGACGAACTACCTCCTTGCTTACCGATGGCGACTACCCGCCGGTGCGTCGGCTGTTCCCGGAGACAACGACCATCCATGCTACCGTCGGAACCGAGGAACTCATGGCTGCGGTTCGGCGCGTAAGCTTGGTCGCTGAGCGCTCCACACCTGTCCACATGACTTTCACCCAGGGTACTCTCTCCCTTGATGCAGGCCAGAGTGACGACGCGCAAGCCTCCGAGCAACTTGTGTCCCACCTTGAGGGCGACGATATTACGACTGCCTTCAACCCCGCTTTTCTGCTAGACGGCTTAGGTGCGCTGGAGCATCCTTATGTCAGACTTGACTTCACGCACTCTTCCAAACCCGCGGTACTTACCGGCGTGGACTCTATCGGTGGTGACGAGGATCCCGGCTTCCGCTATCTCATCATGCCGATTCGGTTCGGTGCCTGACTACTTCAGCAACAACGTGTACCTCTCTGACCTTTCCTTGGACAACTTCCGTTCCTACAAGGACTTGGTTCTCTCCCTGTCCCCCGGGCCCACCGCTTTCGTAGGCCCCAACGGCCAGGGGAAGACCAACCTGGTAGAGGCTGTTGCCTATATGGCGACGCTCTCGTCGCACCGAGTTGGTGCGGACACGGCTCTGGTACGCCGTGCCCCTCCTGGTTCTTCCCAGCCTCAGGGAGCCGTCTTGAGAGCAAAGGTGGTGCATACAGATCGTCCCACTGTCCTGGAGATCGAGATCATTGCGGGGAAAGCTAACAGGGCTAGGATTAATCGTGGAAACTGCCGTCCTCGTGACCTGCTGGGAATCCTGCGCGCCGTCGTCTTTGCTCCGGAGGATCTTGCCGTGGTGCGTGAAGAACCCGGGCTGCGTCGCCGCCTCCTGGACGACTTGGCAGTTGCACTGCGACCGGGGCTGGCAAGTGTGCTCGCCGAGCACTCCAAGATCCTCGCTCAGCGAGCTAGCCTTCTGAAGTCGGCGCGTGCCGCACGGTCGAGTGCGACCGGCACCAGATCGGTGATCTCCACCTTGGAGGTCTGGGACGCCCAGCTTGCTGATGTCGCCTCCCGTCTTATCGCGGCCAGGATTGAGGTGCTACGCCGGTTGCGTCCCTGGGTGGAGTCCTCCTATGAGACTGTCTCCGTAGGACGGTCTTCCGTCCATGCTGCCTATCGATCTAGCCTGGACGCCCATGAAAGGACCGGAGATCCTGACCCACAGCGCAAGGAGACCTGGCACGAGACGGAGGAGGCGCTTCGGGACCCGGCCGCGGTCGCGGTGCGGCTGAGGACGGCGATGGCTCAGCTTCACGAGCGGGAGATTGACAGGGGAGCAAACCTTGTTGGCGCGCACCGTGACGACCTTAGTCTGTTCCTAGGGGGGCTGCCAGCTAGAGGGTTTGCTTCTCACGGGGAGCAGTGGTCCCTCGCCTTGGCCCTGCGTCTGGCTTCTTACGAGATGCTGCGGCACAGCGCCGACACCTATGGTGGTGATTCCGAGCCCGTCCTCATCCTTGATGATGTATTCGCCTCACTGGACCAGCAGCGGCGTCGTGCCCTGGCTAAGATGGTCGCGAATGCCCAGCAAGTGTTGCTGACAGCGGCGGTGGACGCTGACGTTCCTGCAGAGTTGAACGGAGCACGCTTTCATGTTCTGGGAGGGAAGGTGACCAATGACTGAGCAGGGACCTGGTTCTCCCCAGCAGCCTAGTCGCGACAGTCAGGAGCCGGTTGACGTCCTTGCCCAACGTGCCCTGGTACGTCAGCGGCGCCGTGCCTGGGAGTCGGGAGAGACGCAGGCTCCTGGGTGGATTACAGACCATGAGAAGAAGGTGGCGCCATGGGACCTTCGACGTGAACGTGATCGTGCCCTGCAACTGGATGAGGACCCGGATGAGCGTGGACCTGGACTGGCGCGCGGACGGGACAGGCCTGGTCCCACTCCCTACGACCCTCGCACGGGCCGTGAGGAGTTGCATCGTATTGTCACGGGCCATGGCTGGGTAGACAGGCTTGCTGTGGCTTGGACCGTGTCTCAATGGTCCGGTATCGTGGGGGAGCAGGTTGCCCAGCACTGTACCGTAGAATCCTTTAACGCCGATCAGGTTACCGTGCGCGCCTCATCCTCTAGCTGGGCCCAGCAGTTGCGGCTGCTTCAGCCTACTATCGAGGCGCGTGTCGCCGAGACGATGAAGTCGGCGCCCGCGGGCACGATGGATGTAAGGAGCCATCCAGGGCAGACCCGCCCCCGTCCTCCTGTGACGCTAAGGATTCTCGGGCCCGCGGCACCGAGTTGGCGACATCGCGGAGTGGGGCTGCACGGAGCGCGTGGTCCTCGCGACACCTACGGGTAACTTTCTTGTAACTGAGGTGACCACAGGCACGTCTGTGAGGGGCTCGTGCTCGCCGGGACATGTGCCCTCCTGGGCTAGAATGCCTCTGAGCGCCCACGGTGCGCCCATGACCGTCCAGATGACAAGCACCTCTTGTAGCGCGGTGTCCAGACCAGGATCGGCCCAAGGAGGGAGCGGGACGGAGACATTCGGACCACCCAGGTCCCTTTTGCGCACAGAACGAGGAGCAACTGACACGTGTCTGACCAGGACATCATGACAACTTCCGAGGCAGCGCTCTCGGGAGACCTTGATCCGACGGCTTCAGGGGGTAGGGACTACGGGGCCTCGGACATCACCGTCCTTGAGGGACTGGAGGCAGTTCGCAAGCGTCCCGGCATGTACATCGGGTCTACCGGTGAACGTGGTCTGCATCACCTGGTCTACGAGGTAGTAGATAACTCGGTGGACGAGGCCCTCGCTGGCTACTGTGACCACATTGAGGTTACTCTCCTGGCCGACGGCGGTGTACGCGTGACGGACAACGGGCGGGGTATCCCTGTCGACAACCATCCCACTGAGCAGCGACCGACTGTGGAGGTTGTCATGACAATTCTCCATGCTGGAGGAAAGTTCGGTGGCAGCGGTTACGCGGTGTCTGGCGGTCTTCACGGAGTGGGAATCTCCGTGGTCAATGCTTTGTCCACTCGTGTCGAGACGGAGGTATGTCGACAGGGGTACAAGTGGCGCATGTCCTTTGCGGAGGGCGGCAAGCCGGTGACTGACCTCGTGCGGGAGGCACCTACACAGGACACGGGGACGACTCAGACCTTCTACCCTGATCCTGCTGTCTTTGAGACGGTCAGTTTTGACTATGAAACCCTGCGCCGACGGTTTCAGCAGATGGCCTTCCTCAATAGGGGCCTGCGTATTACTCTGACGGACGAGCGCGCCGGTGTACAGGACTCGGGGGACGAGATAACTGGGGATGAGGCCGGGCCCGCTGACGACCCGGTCGTAGGGCACCGCAGCGTCAGTTACTGCTACGAGCACGGCCTGCGCGACTACGTGGCCTTTCTCAACACCTCCAAGAAGACGGACCTGATTCACCCTGAGATCATCGCCTTTGAGGCTGAGCAAGTTACGGAGGACGGGCGGTCTATCAGCCTGGAGATCGCCATGCAGTGGACAAGCGCGTACTCGGAGTCCGTGCACACCTATGCTAATACTATCAACACAACGGAGGGCGGTACCCATGAAGAAGGCTTCCGTACGGCGCTGACGACACTGGTTAACAAGTACGCCCGTGATAGGGGGCTGCTCAAGGACAAGGAGGACAACCTCACTGGCGATGACGTCCGTGAAGGACTGACTGCAGTGATCTCGGTCAAGCTCTCAGAGCCACAGTTCGAGGGACAGACCAAGACCAAGCTCGGTAATACTGAAGCCCGCAGTTTCGTCCAGCAGACGGTCTATTCCCAGCTCGGCGATTGGCTCGACTCCCACCCGGGTGAGGCGAAGGCCGTAGTCACCAAGGCTATTCAGGCCGCTACCGCGCGACTGGCCGCCCGTAAGGCGCGAGAGGCTACCCGACGTAAGGGTGTCCTGGAATCTGCCTCTATGCCGGGAAAGCTGCGTGATTGCTCCTCCCGTGTGGCTGAGGAGTGCGAGATCTTCATTGTCGAGGGCGACTCTGCTGGGGGATCTGCCGTGGGTGGACGTGACCCGGAGCATCAGGCGATCATGCCGATTCGGGGAAAGATCCTCAACGTGGAGAAGGCCAGGCTGGACAGGGCGCTGTCCTCGGAAACAATCCGCAGCCTCATCACGGCTTTTGGCACAGGTATCGGAGAGGACTTCGACATCTCCCGGCTGCGCTACGGCAAGATTGTCATCATGGCTGACGCCGATGTTGACGGGCAGCATATTGCCACCCTTCTTCTCACGCTTCTGTTCCGGTATATGAGACCTCTTATCGAGCATGGGCATGCTTATATTGCTATGCCCCCCCTGTACCGGATCAAGTGGGTCGGTACCGACCACGAGTTCGCCTATTCGGATGCCGAGCGTGACCAGCTCCTCGAAACTGGGCAGGCAGCCGGACGGCGCCTGCCCAAGGAAGGTGGTATCCAGCGGTACAAGGGTCTAGGCGAGATGAACGACCATGAACTGTGGGAAACCACGATGGATCCGCAGCACCGGGTTCTCAAGCAGGTCACCCTTGATGAGGCGGCTGACGCCGACGAAACCTTTGCCATTCTCATGGGCGACGACGTCGAACAGCGCCGCTCATTCATCCAGCGCAACGCAACAGATGTGCGCTTCCTTGATATCTGAGCACCCTGGTGCTCATGGCCTGCTGGCTGGTCCTGGGCCGGGGCCGTCTCGTGCCCCTGGTTGTCCAGGTGCCAGATGGATCAGGTGGATACCGAAACACAAGACCGAAGGAAACCCGTGAGCGACGAGAACACCACCAGCATCGACGGTACCGAGGAGACGGATCGGGACCGTATCCAGCCGGTCGACCTGCAGATGGAGATGCAGCGCTCCTACCTTGACTACGCCATGAGCGTCATTGTCGGACGGGCGCTGCCGGACGTGCGTGACGGACTCAAGCCCGTGCACAGGCGTGTCCTCTACGCTATGTACGACGGCGGGTATCGGCCCACCTCATCCTTCTCCAAGTCCTCCCGCGTGGTGGGTGAAGTGATGGGAAACTATCACCCCCACGGTGACGGTGCCATCTATGACGCCTTGGCTCGTCTGGTGCAGTGGTGGTCTCTACGCTATCCTCTGGTAGCCGGCCAGGGTAATTTCGGTACTCCTGGGAACTTGGGACCGGCCGCGCCTCGCTATACCGAGTGCAAGATGGCTCCTCTGGCCATGGAGATGGTCCGAGACATTGATGAGGAGAGCGTCGACTTCCAGGACAACTACGACGGGCGTAATCAGGAGCCGGCGATTCTTCCTTCACGGTTCCCCAATCTGTTGGTTAACGGATCTGAGGGGATCGCGGTGGGTATGGCCACCCGTATCCCTCCGCACAACCTGCGTGAGGTCGCCAGTGGTGTCCAGTGGTTCCTCTCCCATCCTGAAGCGTCCCGCGAAGAGCTTCTTGAGGCCCTCATCGCCCGGATTCCTGGCCCTGACTTTCCCACTGGTGCCACGATCCTGGGACGTCGCGGCATTGAGGACGCCTACCGTACCGGTCGCGGCTCGATCACCCAGCGTGCAGTGGTGGAGGTTGAGGAGATCCAGGGACGCCAGTGCCTTGTGGTCACTGAGTTGCCCTATCAAGTCAATCCTGACAACCTGGCCGACAAGATCGCCCAGCTGGTGCGTGAGGGCCAGGTTCAAGGAATTGCCGACATTCGTGATGAGACCTCGGGACGTACCGGCCAGAGGCTGGTGATCGTCCTCAAGCGCGATGCTGTCGCCAAGGTGGTACTCAACAACCTCTATAAGCGGACTCAGCTGCAGGACAACTTCGCCGCAAACATGCTGGCCCTGGTTGATGGTGTGCCGCGCACTCTGAGCCTGGACGGGTTTGTGCGTCACTGGGTCTCCCACCAGATTGACGTCATTGTGCGGCGGTCACGCTTCCGACTGCGCAGGGCGGAGGAGAGGCTGCATATCCTGCGCGGTCTTTTGGCTGCCATTGACGCCCTGGACGCGGTGATCGCTCTTATCCGTAGATCGCCCACCACCGAGGAGGCCAGGAGCGGACTCATGGAGCTGCTGGGAGTTGACGAGGCCCAGGCTGAAGCTATTCTCTCCCTCCAGTTGCGTCGTCTGGCTGCTCTGGAACGCCTGAAGATCCAGCAGGAGTCTGACGACCTTACCACCCGGGTAGCTGATCTGCGTGACATTATTGCCAGTCCTGACCGTCAGCGCGGTATCGTCTCCTCCGAGTTGGCTGAGATCGTGGACAAGTATGGAGACGAGCGGCGTACGACGATCGTGCCTTTCGATGGCGAGATGAGTCTGGAGGACCTCATCCCCGAGGAGGACGTGGTTGTGACGATTACTCGTTCCGGTTACGCCAAGCGGACCCGTACTGACGCCTACCGGTCTCAGCACCGGGGAGGTAAGGGCGTCAGGGGCGCGGTCCTTCGGGAGGACGACGTGGTCAGCCACTTCTTCGTCACCACGACTCACCGCTGGTTGCTTTTTTTCACCAACCTGGGGCGAGTCTATCGGGCCAAGGGCTATGAGCTCCCTGAGGGAGGCCGTGACTCCAGGGGCCAGCACGTGGCAAACCTCCTCGCCTTCCAGCCCGGGGAGGAGATCGCCCAGGTCATGGAGCTCACGGACTACGAGCAGGCGGACTATCTTGTGCTCGCTACGCGCCGGGGTCTGGTGAAGAAGACCAGGCTGCAAGAGTACAATTCTAACCGCTCTGGAGGGGTTATCGCCATCAACCTGCGACAGGACGAGGAGGGAAGAGCCGACGAGCTGGTCTCTGCGCGCCTGGTCTCCGAGGGCCAGGACCTGCTGCTGGTCTCCCACCACGGTCAGTCGCTTCGCTTTCAGGCGGACGATGCCACGCTACGGCCGACCGGACGTGCAACGAGTGGCGTGACCGGTATGCGCTTCCGGCCGGGTGACTCGCTGCTCGCCATGGATGTCATTGACCCCTCCTGGAGGGACGCGGATCTGTTCGTGGTGACTGAGGGAGGGTACGCTAAGCGCACCAACGTGGCTGACTACCCTGTCAAGGGGCGGGGCGGCCTCGGGGTCAAGGTAGCCAACCTAGTGGAGGAGCGTGGCGAGCTGGTGGGGGCGCTGACGACCGCGCCCAGTGACGAGGTCATGTGCATCATGGCGTCCGGGAAGGTTGTGCGCTCTGCCGTCTGCGAGGTCTCAGTCACCGGAAGGACGACACAAGGTGTGACTTTTGCCAAGCCTGATGAGGGTGACCGCATCATCGCGGTGGCTCGTAACGCTGAACGGGACCTTGACAGCCCGGAGGTGTCTGGGAAGGAGCCACAGGAAGACGCAGCCGAAGACCAGGTGAAGCAGCCTGACACGGCGCTTCTTGGCGTGGTAGCAAGTCAGGATACCCAGACAGTCACGGATGCGAGCACCACGGGTGAGGCGGTAGCGTTGCCTGATGAGGAGAGCGAGGTAGAGGCATGAGCCAGCCGATATCCATTCCGCCTGGTGGCGGGCCGCCCCAGCCTGTGGGAGACGCTGTGTCCGTTGTGGAGGCGACGACCTCCGGGTCGAACACGGAAGAGAAAAAGTCTAAGAAGAAGATCGTCGGTCCACGGCGGGTGCGGCTTGCACTCACCCGAATCGACCCGTGGTCGGTGATGAAGGCCTCCTTCCTGCTAAGCTTTGCTGCGGGGGTCATGGTCATTGTGGCTACTGCTTTTACCTGGCTGATGCTCGACGCAATGCAGGTCTTCTCCACGATTGAGGACCTGGCCAGGACAGTCGCAGGCGAGGACTCTAACGCCTTCACCGCCCTCATGACCTATCTACAGCTGCCACGTGCCCTTGCGATGGCAACGATCGTTGCAGTTGTCAATATGATTCTCATCACTGCTTTAGCAACGGTGGGCGCTTTCCTGTACAACATCACTGCAACCTTGGTCGGTGGGATTCATCTCACGCTCGCTGACGAGTAACTGACTTGGCCGTTCTGGGCCGAGTGAGATAACCTCGTTCCAGTGGCACGGGCCTATAGCTCAGTCGGTTAGAGCGCATCCCTGATAAGGATGAGGTCGCTGGTTCGAGTCCAGCTAGGCCCACTTCAGCGAAGTTGGTAGGGGATCCAAATGTGTAGTCGCGGTTTTGTCCCGATTATGCTTCTCACCGCCTTGGCTACTGGGACCTACGTCTTGTGGTTGAGGTTAGAGTCGGATTGTCGGCAACGGGCCACCTGGGTGGAGGTAGCTGACCCGCTGGACTGAGGTCCAGTACCGGGGCCATGGCGCAATTGGTAGCGCACCTGCTTTGCAAGCAGGGGGTTACGGGTTCGAGTCCCGTTGGCTCCACCTAGCGATGGAAACTGACTCCTCCTCTGGTAGTTCTAGGCGGGGATTACCCTAGAGGCGCTTGGACCGCGGCCAAGGACAAGGCGTTGGCAAGCCAGCATGGTTGGAGTGCAGGTGGCTGTCTGGGCGCTTCTTATTTAGTTTGGGATCTGTCAGACTCTGACGGAGGCTATTTTACCGGGCGCGTGTATTGGAGTCTTACTTAGGCGTTACAACCACCAGGTTGCTGGAGGTCGCAGTCAAGGTCTCCTCAACAGGTGTCAGGAGTAGTATCCGGGTGCGGCTCCCAGGGAGAGGATGTGCCTGGATTTTCGTTCTCGGCCCGCGTAGAGTGAGGAGCGCTTCACCTTGTCAACCAAGTCGGCTTACTGTGGCATCCAGGTCTCCTGGCCCAGGCAGCGGACCTGGGTACTCGGGCCGGTGAGCTGAACGGGGAACGGAGACATAGCATGACTAATCCGTGGGAGATCTACGACGCTCTCATCGACTGCCTTCCCGCCGACATCCGTGTGACACGCACCGGTCAGGGACCGCGGTGGACCCGTGTGCTTAACTCAGCCGAATCGGTGGGGTCAGCCTGGACCATGGATGTACGGAGTCGACCGGCTCTGGTTGAGGACTCCGCACTGATTGGTAAGTCGTTGCGTGACGTTGCCGCACTGGTGCGTTCCTGGAATCTGGCGGAAGCTAGCGTTGGGTTGGCTGCTGTGAACTCCTGGTACTCCGCACCGGGCACCGCTGAAGGCAACGGCTTTGTCCCTACCGGTGAAGGGACTACCTGGAGGCAGGTCTTTGACCCCTTTGCTGCCGATATCGCCGGGAAGAAGGTGGCGGTCGTAGGTCATTTCCCCTTCGCGCAGGCCGCACTGGCTGGGGCCGCGGAGTACAGCTGCCTGGAACGCGTGCTGCAGCCTGGGGACTATCCGGACAGTGCCTGTGAGTACATCCTGCCTGAGTGTGATTATGTGTTCATCTCCTCCTCGAGCTTTGTCAATAAGACGACGCCACGCCTGATCGCCCTGTCTCGGCAGGCCTACACGGTACTTGTGGGTCCTTCCACCCCCTTGCATCCTGTGCTCCTCGACCACGGGGTGGATACCGTGACCGGCTACGTTTTTTCTCCCGATGTTGCCCAGGCGGACGCCTTTGCCGAACTGGTGCAGGACAATACTATTGGTTCTGGTTACCGTGTCCACAGGCACCGGGCATAACTTGGACGGGCGGTGCGACTTATACCTGGACCCGGTCGGGATGAGATCCCGTACGCTGGCCGCGGTCCAAGGCATCGATCGCCGCCACCTGCTCCTGGCTCAAGGTAAAGCCGAAGACGTCACCGTTGGTCCTGATGCGATCAGAATGCACCGATTTGGGGATGACTACGAAGCCTTTTTGTAGATGCCAGCGGATGACTACCTGCGCCGGACTTACCTTCAGGTCCTGGGCTATCTGTACGACCACTGGGTCCTGAAGAACCTGTCCCCGGCCCAGCGGCGACCAGGACTGCGTAACGATACCAAGCCGCTCATGGATGCTACGCAGCGACTCCTGAGTCAGCCACGGATGGAGCTCGACCTGGTTGACGGCTGGTACCACCCCGGTGGCCTCAGTGATACGGTGCAGGTGCTCAGCAGTGTAGTTCGATACCCCGATCGCCCGGACTCGACCCGAGTCAAGAATCTTGATCATAGTGCGCCAGGTATCCACCAGGTCAATTCCCGCAGACATGGCCAGGGGCCAGTGCACCAGGAACAGGTCCAGGAAGTCCAACCCCAGGGCGTCGAGAGTGGCGTCAAGGCTGCGCAGCGCATCGTCCCGCCGGTGGTTGGGATTGTCGAGTTTGGAGGTGACAAACAACTCCTCGCGCTGTAGCCTGCTGGCCGCGAGAGCGCGGCCCACCCCTGCCTCGTTGCCGTACATCTGAGCCGTGTCGATATGTCGGTAGCCTAGCTCGAGCGCCGCCAGGACCACGTGCTCAGCGTCGTCATCAACTACTTTGTAGGTTCCGAGACCCAGTTGGGGGATCATCGGGGGTGTTGATGGTCCAGCGGGACTTATGCCGTGAGTCAGGGGGATGAGGTCTGCTGGCAGTCCGGTCATGGTGACAGGGTACACAGGAGCAGGGTGCGGGTACAGGCAGGCTGTGGTCGCACGGCAACGGCGGTGGCGTACCCGCAGGTACACCACCGCCGTCTACGTGATTCAAGACTGCCTAGCCAGAGCAATACATAACTGCTGCGGACTGGGAGAAGACGATGCTAGGACAGCCGCCGCGTGCAGGATCTATCCTGCTCAGGCCTCAGGGGCAGGAGGAGCTGGCGGGACGGTCG includes the following:
- a CDS encoding Rossmann-like domain-containing protein → MTNPWEIYDALIDCLPADIRVTRTGQGPRWTRVLNSAESVGSAWTMDVRSRPALVEDSALIGKSLRDVAALVRSWNLAEASVGLAAVNSWYSAPGTAEGNGFVPTGEGTTWRQVFDPFAADIAGKKVAVVGHFPFAQAALAGAAEYSCLERVLQPGDYPDSACEYILPECDYVFISSSSFVNKTTPRLIALSRQAYTVLVGPSTPLHPVLLDHGVDTVTGYVFSPDVAQADAFAELVQDNTIGSGYRVHRHRA
- the dnaN gene encoding DNA polymerase III subunit beta; translation: MKLRVDRDVLAEAVTWTARSVPTRPPVPVLAGVRLEAIGATLVLASFDYEVSARSEVAAEVEEEGVVLVSGRLLADIAKSLPNKPVELEVEGTKVTVTCGSSRFSLAAMAADDYPVLPTMPAVAGTVDAHDLARAVAQVSAAASRDDTLPLLTSVQIEVKGESLVLMATDRYRLAVREMTWNPSHVEIATTALLKARTLSDVAKSLTSSGEITLALSDDSTSSGRIGFEAGGRRTTSLLTDGDYPPVRRLFPETTTIHATVGTEELMAAVRRVSLVAERSTPVHMTFTQGTLSLDAGQSDDAQASEQLVSHLEGDDITTAFNPAFLLDGLGALEHPYVRLDFTHSSKPAVLTGVDSIGGDEDPGFRYLIMPIRFGA
- the recF gene encoding DNA replication/repair protein RecF (All proteins in this family for which functions are known are DNA-binding proteins that assist the filamentation of RecA onto DNA for the initiation of recombination or recombinational repair.), with amino-acid sequence MYLSDLSLDNFRSYKDLVLSLSPGPTAFVGPNGQGKTNLVEAVAYMATLSSHRVGADTALVRRAPPGSSQPQGAVLRAKVVHTDRPTVLEIEIIAGKANRARINRGNCRPRDLLGILRAVVFAPEDLAVVREEPGLRRRLLDDLAVALRPGLASVLAEHSKILAQRASLLKSARAARSSATGTRSVISTLEVWDAQLADVASRLIAARIEVLRRLRPWVESSYETVSVGRSSVHAAYRSSLDAHERTGDPDPQRKETWHETEEALRDPAAVAVRLRTAMAQLHEREIDRGANLVGAHRDDLSLFLGGLPARGFASHGEQWSLALALRLASYEMLRHSADTYGGDSEPVLILDDVFASLDQQRRRALAKMVANAQQVLLTAAVDADVPAELNGARFHVLGGKVTND
- the gyrB gene encoding DNA topoisomerase (ATP-hydrolyzing) subunit B — encoded protein: MTTSEAALSGDLDPTASGGRDYGASDITVLEGLEAVRKRPGMYIGSTGERGLHHLVYEVVDNSVDEALAGYCDHIEVTLLADGGVRVTDNGRGIPVDNHPTEQRPTVEVVMTILHAGGKFGGSGYAVSGGLHGVGISVVNALSTRVETEVCRQGYKWRMSFAEGGKPVTDLVREAPTQDTGTTQTFYPDPAVFETVSFDYETLRRRFQQMAFLNRGLRITLTDERAGVQDSGDEITGDEAGPADDPVVGHRSVSYCYEHGLRDYVAFLNTSKKTDLIHPEIIAFEAEQVTEDGRSISLEIAMQWTSAYSESVHTYANTINTTEGGTHEEGFRTALTTLVNKYARDRGLLKDKEDNLTGDDVREGLTAVISVKLSEPQFEGQTKTKLGNTEARSFVQQTVYSQLGDWLDSHPGEAKAVVTKAIQAATARLAARKAREATRRKGVLESASMPGKLRDCSSRVAEECEIFIVEGDSAGGSAVGGRDPEHQAIMPIRGKILNVEKARLDRALSSETIRSLITAFGTGIGEDFDISRLRYGKIVIMADADVDGQHIATLLLTLLFRYMRPLIEHGHAYIAMPPLYRIKWVGTDHEFAYSDAERDQLLETGQAAGRRLPKEGGIQRYKGLGEMNDHELWETTMDPQHRVLKQVTLDEAADADETFAILMGDDVEQRRSFIQRNATDVRFLDI
- the gyrA gene encoding DNA gyrase subunit A, whose protein sequence is MSDENTTSIDGTEETDRDRIQPVDLQMEMQRSYLDYAMSVIVGRALPDVRDGLKPVHRRVLYAMYDGGYRPTSSFSKSSRVVGEVMGNYHPHGDGAIYDALARLVQWWSLRYPLVAGQGNFGTPGNLGPAAPRYTECKMAPLAMEMVRDIDEESVDFQDNYDGRNQEPAILPSRFPNLLVNGSEGIAVGMATRIPPHNLREVASGVQWFLSHPEASREELLEALIARIPGPDFPTGATILGRRGIEDAYRTGRGSITQRAVVEVEEIQGRQCLVVTELPYQVNPDNLADKIAQLVREGQVQGIADIRDETSGRTGQRLVIVLKRDAVAKVVLNNLYKRTQLQDNFAANMLALVDGVPRTLSLDGFVRHWVSHQIDVIVRRSRFRLRRAEERLHILRGLLAAIDALDAVIALIRRSPTTEEARSGLMELLGVDEAQAEAILSLQLRRLAALERLKIQQESDDLTTRVADLRDIIASPDRQRGIVSSELAEIVDKYGDERRTTIVPFDGEMSLEDLIPEEDVVVTITRSGYAKRTRTDAYRSQHRGGKGVRGAVLREDDVVSHFFVTTTHRWLLFFTNLGRVYRAKGYELPEGGRDSRGQHVANLLAFQPGEEIAQVMELTDYEQADYLVLATRRGLVKKTRLQEYNSNRSGGVIAINLRQDEEGRADELVSARLVSEGQDLLLVSHHGQSLRFQADDATLRPTGRATSGVTGMRFRPGDSLLAMDVIDPSWRDADLFVVTEGGYAKRTNVADYPVKGRGGLGVKVANLVEERGELVGALTTAPSDEVMCIMASGKVVRSAVCEVSVTGRTTQGVTFAKPDEGDRIIAVARNAERDLDSPEVSGKEPQEDAAEDQVKQPDTALLGVVASQDTQTVTDASTTGEAVALPDEESEVEA
- a CDS encoding DUF3566 domain-containing protein, translated to MSQPISIPPGGGPPQPVGDAVSVVEATTSGSNTEEKKSKKKIVGPRRVRLALTRIDPWSVMKASFLLSFAAGVMVIVATAFTWLMLDAMQVFSTIEDLARTVAGEDSNAFTALMTYLQLPRALAMATIVAVVNMILITALATVGAFLYNITATLVGGIHLTLADE
- a CDS encoding DUF721 domain-containing protein; the protein is MTEQGPGSPQQPSRDSQEPVDVLAQRALVRQRRRAWESGETQAPGWITDHEKKVAPWDLRRERDRALQLDEDPDERGPGLARGRDRPGPTPYDPRTGREELHRIVTGHGWVDRLAVAWTVSQWSGIVGEQVAQHCTVESFNADQVTVRASSSSWAQQLRLLQPTIEARVAETMKSAPAGTMDVRSHPGQTRPRPPVTLRILGPAAPSWRHRGVGLHGARGPRDTYG